The stretch of DNA TAAACCTCAAAGACAACTAGAAAGCTTGATTGAATGGTTAGGAATGATGCAAAATGCTTTATCAGAAACAGAAGCTGTTTAATTGACCATTAACTAAATTATTTCACCTTACTTCTGGTTACACGAACCTTCGCTCTACCTCTATCAATAGATTTAGATTTTTTGAGTGGTTTGATTTTTTGCACCCTTTTTAGCTCTTTTGGGTTCTTAAAGATTGCTGGTTGTTTATTGGTGACACGAACTGAAGAAGAAGTAGAAAAAATTTGAGGTTTAGCTCGTTGTGTTTGAATCGAAGGGTTAGTCTTGCCTGAACTAAAAATAGCTGGCTTAGATTTAACTGATGTCTTGGTGTTCACAAAAAGCTGAGGAGTTGCAGAAGAAGGAATGGGTTTCGGTGCTGGATTTTCTTGTTTTAAAGAAACACTTTTTGCTGCTTGATATTGAGCATTGCTCTGTTTATCTATCTTAGATTCTGATTCGACTAGAGCCAAATTGGTTTGAGGTTCACTTCGAGGGTTTGATTCTGAAGAAGATACTAAATTGACAGGTAATTTCTGTTCAGGAACTAATTTTTGGCTTGGTATTGATGGTGACTGGGATGATGAAGATTTTACTCGAGAAGATTCATTGGCGAGGGAGCTATTGTTGTTTATGATTTTTCTAACTTGGAAGCTTTCATTAGTAAACATAACTGTCAATAAAATTCCCAGCCCAAAGACTGCCGTTCCCGTCAAAAGAGCTATTTTTCGGCGATAAGTCCCAAAATTACAGAACAACGCCGTTCCCAGAATCGGATTTACCAGTTTGCTCGAAGTTGATTTTACAGGAATGCTCGTTTTATTGAAATCAGTAGTTAATTGAGCTAACCACTCCGATACACAACTGGGGCGACTGTCTGCTTCTAACGCCATTCCCCACATTACAGCCTCACTAACTGTCTGGCTCAACTCAGGGCGAATTTGGCAAGGAGGTTCTAAAATGCAGCCGTGAACCCTTGATATTGCCGAAGGTGGAGTTTTACCCGTCAAAAGAGTATAAAGAGTAGCAGCCAAACCATAAATGTCAGTTGCAATAGTTCTTGGTGAGTCAATTAGATACTGTTCGATAGGTGCGTAGCCTTCAGAAAGCAGATTCTTTTGATTATGTAACTTTTCGCTGTTCAACTCCCGCGCAATGCCAAAGTCAATCAATATTACTTGCTGGTTATCTTGAGATAGAATCAAATTTTTCGGTTTGAGATCTTGGTGTAGTAGCAAAGCTTGATCGTGAACTGCGCTTAATGCTTCTCCAGCTTGTTTGATATACTCAATGGCGGTAGTTTCGGTTAATAAATTGCCATTACTAACAATTTGAGCCAGAGTCTGCCCCCGAATATAGTCCATGACAATATATGGATATCCGTTTTCGACAAAAAAATCAAGTACTCGAACAATATTGGGGTGAGAACATTTAGCTAATCTTTTTGCTTCATTTTGAAATCGCTCAACCGATTGAGCCAAATTAGAGTCTTGTCTCCACCAAGGAGCGAGTATCTTAATTGCTACCTCTTGCTCTAAAGCTAGATTAGTAGCTTGATAAGTAATACCAAACCTTCCTCTTCCCAATTCTTGTTTGAGATAATATTTACCATTTTGTAAGCTTTGACCAATAAGATTAATCATTACTGAGCGTTACTCTGAAACAAAAAAAGTATTTTGATTCAACTTTGTTCTTAAAGTTTTACAAGCACAGAATACTAGGGCGTGTCATCACTTAATTACTCTATTGTTATGTAACACTTTTGTTGTGTTCAAAGCATATTACAACACCTTTCATCTTTTTTACAAGCCTTTCAGGATTAATTCGACGAAAACTGTTTTTATGATGACAAATAATCTTTAGAGCTTTTGCTAAATCTAATATGTAAGTGTTTACTACCTTGATCTAGACTAGTGCAGTGCAGTATCATTTGTCGCTCAGAGTCTCATAGGGTGGGCAAATCTTTTAACCTGAAATGCTTTTTTTCTTTTTAATTTTTGCCCACCTAAAAATCTCATTATTCTCCAACTCTGCCCGAAATTTTTGAAAAATCAAAAGATTTAACCTTTCTTTCTCCACAAACACGAACCCATCTAGAAAAACTTGAATATTCCCATAAATGAGGACAAGAAACCAAGCCACGTTTGACACCGAAACAGCATTCTTTATGGTGGGCAATACGATCTAACTCAAACGCTTTCTCAATTTTGTCAATTTGCCCACCCTACTCATAATTAACTTTTAAATTGCTAAACCTAACTTTAAACCTAAAATGGCATGAAGAAATAAAATACATAAAGCAATACTTCCCACATAGGCATGGATAGTCCGCATGAGAGCTTTATTTCCCACAAAACCAGAAGCAGCAATCACTGCATTGAGCGTCAGTAAAACTATCACCACCGAACCAGTCCAAAAATGAGAACTTTCTAAAATTGGTTGATGCTGCATTACCAAAGACAAAACTCCACCTGTATAACCAGCAGCTAAAAATAAATACATTAAAGGTGCAATTTTACGATGATCTGCTTTGCTTTTGATCGCTTCATCTTTATTAGTCGTTGCTAAAATTCGGCTACGCCATCCAGCTAACCCTACAAAACTTCCCATCACAAATACGACAATTGCCATCATCAAAGGATGTCCCCAATGCACAATTGGTTCTGGTGTATCAAGACTGCGAAACCAGGCAGCAATTGGTTCTAAAAAATTACTTAGTTGTTCTCCCATCTCTTTTGCTTAATATTTCGTAACAATTTATTATAATCCAGACCAGTCTTGATTTTTAGCAACCGATGGCACAGATATTTAGGCGATCGCGCTAATTTCGTGTTGAATATATTAAAAGTAGAGTTGTCGCGAGTATAATTTTTGGACAAATTTGGCAATGGCAAAGATATCAGCTAATAATACGTTAGAGTTATTTAGTCGTATTCCTAGCAATTTCATCTCTTCAACCGCAATAGAATTTGCTCAAAAGATATTAGAAATTAATCAAAATAAATTATTAGAGTTTCACAAAAAGTTATTATGAAAAAGCTATTTTTAGCAATGTTTGAATTAAGCTCGACTTTATCCAATCAAGCAGCATAAATAGCCAGATCTCTCAAACGATTGAATAAAGAACGAGGGACTTTTATGATGTCAGTAGGTTTAGATGATATCGAAAAAGTGCTAGCCCACAGAAATCGGCGTACTAAAGCTAAGGCATCAGAAAAAGTAGGTAGAGATTTAACATACCAACTTTTTTGTCTAGTAGTCCAAGTAAAATTGGCTTGTAAACGATGAGCCAAAAGAGTAACTAGAGAAAAAAGTCCTAAAATAAGAGGGGTGGTGCGTGCAATTGCTAAATCTGACCACTGACGTTGAGTTTCCATACCCAAGTGTCTTCTAGCTTCTTCAAAAGTTACTTCTATTTGCCAACGACGCGAAAACCATTCAAGAATCTGTTGAGATTGATATCTTTGATTGGTACACAACAGAGCTTGTGGTCTAAATTTATCTAAAGGGTCGCGGACTAAAACCCAGCGAATTGGCACAACAGGTAGTCCAGTATGATACCAGACAGCTACCCCAGTTGACATTTCAACTGGGCGATTTGCTTCTCCATACCAATTAGATAGTGTAATTTTTGACCATTGTGTATCAGCATCAATGAGAATTTGTTCCAAGTTAGGCAATCTTGTTCCTTTAAGACGAGGACGACCCATAGTACCTGTAGGTCTTGATGGAGCAGGTTCATAAAGAGCAGCATCCAAGCGTAAACGGGTAATCATTGAAGTAGAAGTAGTTTGGCTCACTGAGGAAAGTAATTCTAGACAGGTAAAACTACTATCTGCCACTACTACCAGTTCTCGATTCCAAAGCCATCGTCTAACTTGAAAAATCATCTGTCTTGCCCAATCAGTTAGTTTTTTGTGTCGATGTTGTAATTGCTGATGATAACGCTCAGACGGAGCTAGTGTTGTAAAAAACGGTAATCCCCAAACCTTTTTTGCCCAAGGGATTTCCACAAGCAACATCATTGACAACCAACGTAAACCACTAACCTTAACAAAGTGACTATGACTTGACCTGACTGGGTCGCGATAAATACCTTTAGCTTTTATTTTCTTGCCTTTTCGACGTTCTATCGTATCGTCTATTCCACAGACAACTATGCCACAAGGAATAAATGTCATGACTAAGGTTGTTAGTAGTATTTTGCTTGCTTGAAGGTTTGACCAAACTGCACGATTTAATACCCGATGATAATTCTGGAAGTTAGACTCAGCAGACAATCCCATCACTTCTAATATTGAAGTTACAGTTCTTTTTCCTGTGGCTAAAATCGCACCAATTAACATGATTTGAACGTAGTTCCAAACCTTTTTAGAAAACAGACCAGCAAAAGGTAAAAGAATACTAATAATTTCAACGGGTAAATTAAAACTCATGCTTCGAGCCTAACGATACACTCAAAAATACTGTATCGTTGTTCGACCTCACTTTTCTCTCACAATGGATAAAGTCGAGTTAAGAGGATGTCTGAAAAGTCAAAATAAATGCGGTCAGCCTTCGGCTGGCACTGCGTGATCGCTATAGATATTAATAAACTTCCGAACGACTTAAATTAAGCAAATTAACTTTATAAATTTGATAAAATTGTTCAATTAACTGTTCATCGATTTCAGTCTCGAATACAAAATGACCTTTATGGGCAATAGCTGAAACTCGATAACGGGGACAAGAATGACCAATGGCAGCAATTCGACCATCATTAGTGTACCAGATATGAACTTTCACTTTTGCCATTAATAAACCTCTTTTAAATCAAAGTACGATTGTTAACTAAAGCTTGTCTTGGCAACATTTAGTTTTATTTGATGTGACCAAAATCATTTGAGTACTTAAAATAAATAACCTTCCTATTGTTGAAAAACAATTCGTCATTTGCCGTATCTCAATGTAAAGTTTGTTTGACAGTTTTTTCTAGCTGCCAGAATTGTTTCCACCTTATAAGAAATTAATCTCTTCAAAAAGCTTGAGTAGATATTTGTCTACAAAATTAGTAACTATACAGGTATAGCAACCGAACTATAGATTAGGACAGAACATTTAAGGTAGAAGCACAACTTCGCATCCTTCAGGATCTAGGATGCGCCCCGCCAAAGCGTTTATTTGTCATAAAGCGATCGCTATAAAGATTAGAGACTGTATTCAAGAAATCGCTCACGCCAGTCTAGAGTTTTTCAAGCATTATATGTCTTGAATAAGTGAAAGCCCCGTCTGTCTTTTTAAGTTAGGGTAATGTTTACCTAATGCGACTAAAGAGATTAACTAAGCTAAGTATCTCGATCAACAACTCTAATCGATAACGCTTGGTTAAGTCGAACACATTCTTGCAATTTAAACATTTTCTTGCTACAAAATACGAAATTGTTTAGGGGAAAGATCTGTATGTTTGCGGAAGTGCCTGGCAAAGTGACTAGGATTAGCAAAGCCACATTCAATTGCAATTTCGTTAATGGTTAGTTTACTCTGCTTTAACAATTGCTTCGCTTTCTCAATTCGTTGCTGAATCATGTATGCATGAGGAGTAATACCAGTAGATTTCTTAAACAATCTACAGAAATAATACTGACTCATTCCTAATTTATCGGCAATATCTACCAACCCGATATCTTCACTAAGATTTTCATTAATATATTCGATAGCCTTTTTTAATCTATTGCTTGGCAATCCAACTTCATAGTCTCGAATTGCTTGTTGGATAGTACAGTGTTGACGCAGTAAATGAGCGGATAGTGCTGTCTTGAGTCCATCAATATAGAGTTGACTTTGAGTGACTGCCTCAATCTCTAATTTTAGCAACGAGCCAATCTGATGAATTATAGGATCATGTATCGCAAATGTAGGCAGTAGCTGAACTTTTTCGGAGTTAACTGATTCATAAGCAATATGAGCTATCAGTTGCGGTTCTATGACAATTACAGTGGCGGATATTACATCATGCCATCTACTTTGATGAGATACATTGGCTGGGACAATTGCTATCTGTCCATTCTCAATTTGTTCTATCTTTTTTTGGTCTTCTAGAAAACGTTCACAAAATAATAATTTCTGAGGATGATGAATAGCAATTATGTGTTTATCTGATATATGTTCGGGTATTTCTCCAGGAGGCTGTTGATGGGATTGGACTTCTAACCCATTCCACCTTAGTTGTTGACTGGTAAGCAAGGGAGGATCTGATAAGATTTGTAGTAATTCTTCTTTTTTTTGGTAATTTATAGCCAACAATTTTTCTCGTTGCCCCATCTCACCAAAGCTCCTAGATTAACTAACTAAATTTAACGCCGTGTGCTACTAACTAAGAAGAAATCCTGCATAAAGTCATGAGAGACTAATCAAGATTTTTAGCTCAAAATGGTTCAAACCTATGATACTGAGAGTTTATCATTGTTGTATCAAGCGTTAATTTAATTTTTGTTATTTCACAAAAGAGGCAAACCGATGAAGCGATTGACTTGGAAAGATACTCCTAGATCGAGCGGGAGTTATTTTTTTGGATGGTGTCGGTCAAGTCCAATTAATGACTCCACAAGCTGCCACATCGTTGCAATCTTATTTCCCGAACCATAATGGTTTTAGTCAACTCCCAGAGCAATTAAATTCATGGGTTCGACATCAAATTACTCAATTTAATACAGAGCATTATCTTGCTTCTCCTTGTTTACCTCTTCGTCTACAACTGGGCGATCGCAAATTAACAATTCGTTTAGTAATTGACCGACCTGGAGAACAATATTTGTTACTTTTAGCTCTTGAGCAAGTTTTTTCAATCTTAGCCTCATTAAAACTGATTGGATTGAGTAAGCGAGAAGCTGAAGTTTTGTCTTGGATTATTAAAGGAAAAGTAATCGGCGCGATCGCTAAAGAAACGCAGATCCGCCATAGTACGATACGCAAACATCTAGAGAATATTTATAGCAAATTGAATGTGCAGAATCGAACAGAAGCTGTTACCGTAGCATTAGAAAAGTTAGGATGTTTGCATTCAGCATCACTTATTTAGCTATTTTTTAGGTCTTAAAAACTAATAATTATTCCTGTTAATTTATTTCTCATATTCATCATCAGGCAACACAATTTACAGTAGTTTTCAAATCGGTAGACCAAACTAAAAACAAATAAGCTGTTAAAAGTAATAAATTATAAAAGATATCTTTATGAAGAAATTTCAATACATTGAAGTGAAAGTTAAGAGCGTTTTCTGAAAAAATAGTATTTAATACATTTTCTATCTTGAGTAAGATGAATTAGGAGCAAGAACCATTATGACAATTTATCATCAAAATTATTTCCTTGAAAAAATAAATCTTGCGGTAGAGTAAACTTGAAATCATAATTGCTAATTTGTAAATGTAAATAACAAACACATTAAGGTAATTATTAATTATGGGTCTTCAAGATAAAGGCGAAGAAATTAAAAATAAAGCTGAAGAACTTAAAGATAAAGCTCAGGCAAGAAGCGAAAGAATTGAAGGAAGAGTTCAAGAAATGATGGGTGAACTTGATAACGATCCTCAAGATAAAGCAGAAGGTCAAGCTAAACAAGTTAATGCGGGAGCAGAACATACTCTCGAAGATATTGAAGAAAATATGAACAAAAAAACTGACTAAGTTACTAACTTTTAGTTTAATTTTGTTGGGTCAAGTATTTTGCCAGAAAACTTTTTATTTGTTTGTTGGGCGGTCTAGATTAGCGACTACTGGAGCTACTAGACCAATTATTTTATGGAAAAAATAATCAAAAATTAGAGTTATTAATCTGGATTATTTTGAGTTTGATGACTTACCAAAGATATTACGGCTCGAATTAATTGCTCTGGTTCAAGGGGCTTATTAATATGCCATTGATAACCTTTAGATAGAGCTTGTTGTCGGTCTTCCTCTCTAGCATAAGC from Stanieria cyanosphaera PCC 7437 encodes:
- a CDS encoding serine/threonine protein kinase encodes the protein MINLIGQSLQNGKYYLKQELGRGRFGITYQATNLALEQEVAIKILAPWWRQDSNLAQSVERFQNEAKRLAKCSHPNIVRVLDFFVENGYPYIVMDYIRGQTLAQIVSNGNLLTETTAIEYIKQAGEALSAVHDQALLLHQDLKPKNLILSQDNQQVILIDFGIARELNSEKLHNQKNLLSEGYAPIEQYLIDSPRTIATDIYGLAATLYTLLTGKTPPSAISRVHGCILEPPCQIRPELSQTVSEAVMWGMALEADSRPSCVSEWLAQLTTDFNKTSIPVKSTSSKLVNPILGTALFCNFGTYRRKIALLTGTAVFGLGILLTVMFTNESFQVRKIINNNSSLANESSRVKSSSSQSPSIPSQKLVPEQKLPVNLVSSSESNPRSEPQTNLALVESESKIDKQSNAQYQAAKSVSLKQENPAPKPIPSSATPQLFVNTKTSVKSKPAIFSSGKTNPSIQTQRAKPQIFSTSSSVRVTNKQPAIFKNPKELKRVQKIKPLKKSKSIDRGRAKVRVTRSKVK
- a CDS encoding DUF4079 domain-containing protein — encoded protein: MGEQLSNFLEPIAAWFRSLDTPEPIVHWGHPLMMAIVVFVMGSFVGLAGWRSRILATTNKDEAIKSKADHRKIAPLMYLFLAAGYTGGVLSLVMQHQPILESSHFWTGSVVIVLLTLNAVIAASGFVGNKALMRTIHAYVGSIALCILFLHAILGLKLGLAI
- a CDS encoding IS701 family transposase; protein product: MSFNLPVEIISILLPFAGLFSKKVWNYVQIMLIGAILATGKRTVTSILEVMGLSAESNFQNYHRVLNRAVWSNLQASKILLTTLVMTFIPCGIVVCGIDDTIERRKGKKIKAKGIYRDPVRSSHSHFVKVSGLRWLSMMLLVEIPWAKKVWGLPFFTTLAPSERYHQQLQHRHKKLTDWARQMIFQVRRWLWNRELVVVADSSFTCLELLSSVSQTTSTSMITRLRLDAALYEPAPSRPTGTMGRPRLKGTRLPNLEQILIDADTQWSKITLSNWYGEANRPVEMSTGVAVWYHTGLPVVPIRWVLVRDPLDKFRPQALLCTNQRYQSQQILEWFSRRWQIEVTFEEARRHLGMETQRQWSDLAIARTTPLILGLFSLVTLLAHRLQANFTWTTRQKSWYVKSLPTFSDALALVRRFLWASTFSISSKPTDIIKVPRSLFNRLRDLAIYAA
- a CDS encoding AraC family transcriptional regulator, translating into MGQREKLLAINYQKKEELLQILSDPPLLTSQQLRWNGLEVQSHQQPPGEIPEHISDKHIIAIHHPQKLLFCERFLEDQKKIEQIENGQIAIVPANVSHQSRWHDVISATVIVIEPQLIAHIAYESVNSEKVQLLPTFAIHDPIIHQIGSLLKLEIEAVTQSQLYIDGLKTALSAHLLRQHCTIQQAIRDYEVGLPSNRLKKAIEYINENLSEDIGLVDIADKLGMSQYYFCRLFKKSTGITPHAYMIQQRIEKAKQLLKQSKLTINEIAIECGFANPSHFARHFRKHTDLSPKQFRIL
- a CDS encoding response regulator transcription factor, translating into MTPQAATSLQSYFPNHNGFSQLPEQLNSWVRHQITQFNTEHYLASPCLPLRLQLGDRKLTIRLVIDRPGEQYLLLLALEQVFSILASLKLIGLSKREAEVLSWIIKGKVIGAIAKETQIRHSTIRKHLENIYSKLNVQNRTEAVTVALEKLGCLHSASLI
- a CDS encoding CsbD family protein; its protein translation is MGLQDKGEEIKNKAEELKDKAQARSERIEGRVQEMMGELDNDPQDKAEGQAKQVNAGAEHTLEDIEENMNKKTD